The nucleotide window GTTAGTTAATGGATCGTATTGATAGCCAAGCATATCAAGCTTACCTACAACACTTTCTATATCCATTTCATACATACTGATCAGCTCTTCAAAGCTATCGCATTCTAAGCGAAGTTTTTCATTCACGATTCCCAGCAAAATAATGCTATCGAAACCTTTGACGTTGCTTAAATCCATCCCGTACTCCTAACGAACACACCGACTAGATTTAAGTTTAGAACGCTTACCAACACCACGCTAAAAAACAGATCACACTTTTTCGATTCAACACCGAAAGGCGTGTGAGATCAGTAACCGCCTACATCGCCCAAACTGGCGTTAAACCAACGGCCGCCACCAATAACATCAACAATGAAATAGTCAGCTGAAGCTTTTCAGGGGTTTTAACGAACAATAGATGCCAACACCACACTACGATAGCTGAGATTAGCAAAGCAAAGCTAAACAGTAGGGTTGAAATCATTGGCTCTAATTGAGCTTCAGACAGAGAATAAACATTTACGACCGTCGCCAAAACCACCAGCATGCCGGTTAATACGCCCACAACAGGCAGAACACGGTGAAATGCTTGTAAGCGTGTTCTCGCAATCGTCAGCAGTAAATGACCAAATGCAGCCCCCAACAGTGCTATTAGCAGTAAAGTAGTAATAATACCGACGGTGGTTGCTTGCTCAGTCGCTTGAATAGCAACGTATGAAAGCGCCAAACCACACGCAAGGTACATCACCCAAATAGGACCAGAATCACGTGTCTTCTTGGTTTGAACTTGAGAATAGAAATAAAAGATCGCGAACACGACAAGAAACGCTTCAATTCTTAATGAAGCAACAGCAAGCCAAAGCACGCCAATCGCAGGTAACATCTTGTGAATACGGCCACGTTGTCCCGGGCAAATATCCCCTTTTACCAAGATGAGGGTTAAGATCAGTTGGGCTCCTAATAGCATCGGAGCAAATTGTACTAATAATGATTCGACCATTGTGGATCTACTTCTTCAGACTTATTTTCGCGAATAATATCAAAAACTGCTGCGAACACTAATCAAAATCACAAATTAGCGACGTTATTCAAGGCTTCAACTATGCTGTTGTATGGTTCTTTTGTCAGCATTATCTGCAAAATGGCGAAAGACATCAGAACTAACAGGGGCATGTTCTACTGGCTAGTCTAGGCTCATGCCGCTATAATTCCCGCCTCAAAAATCAGAGGTTGAAATATGTACAGCGATATCACTCCTATTCATGAACACAAAAAATACTGGGCCGAGTGCTACGGAACAGCACCCTTTTTGCCTACCAGTAGAAAGGAGATGGATGCTCTTGGATGGGATAGCTGTGACATTATTATTGTAACTGGTGACGCTTATGTCGATCACCCGAGCTTTGGTATGGCTATCATTGGCCGCTTGCTTGAAGCTCAAGGTTTCCGCGTGGGCATCATTGCCCAACCAAAGTGGGACAGTAAAGATGCCTTTATGGAACTGGGTCGACCTAACCTATTCTTCGGCATCACAGCGGGTAACATGGATTCCATGATCAACCGCTACACCTCTGATCGCAAACTTCGTCACGACGATGCTTACACACCAAACAATGAAGGTGGCAAGCGTCCTGACCGTGCAACTCTGATTTATTCTCAACGTTGTCGTGAAGCCTACAAAGGCACGCCAATCGTTCTTGGTGGTATTGAAGCAAGCTTACGTCGCGTTGCGCACTACGACTACTGGTCTGATAAAGTTCGTCGCTCTGTATTGTTTGATGCAAAAGCAGACATTCTTCTTTTCGGTAACGCTGAGCGTGCACTGGTTGAAGTGGCACACCGCATTGCCGATGGCGAAGACATGTCTACGCTGACCAATATCCGCGGTACTGCTATCAACCTGCCTGCAGCGCCTGAAGGTTACAAAATTATCGATTCTTCTCGTATCGAAAAACCGAACAAAGCCTACGTTCCGGTTAACCCGTACGAAGTAGAAACACAATGTGATACCAAGAAAGATGAAAAAGAAGAAGTAAAGGCGCAGCCAATTACTATTCGTCCTTCTCGTCACGATGCAAAAACAACCGCGGTTCGTATCCCTGGTTTCGAAAAGCTCAATAACGACCGTATTCTTTACGCTCATGCTAGCCGTATTCTGCACCTAGAGACTAACCCGTATTCAGGTCGTGCTCTTATTCAACGCCACGGTGACCGCGAGCTATGGGTAAACCAAGCGCCAATTCCTCTTGCAACTGAAGAGATGGATTACGTGTTTGGCCTTGCTTACAAGCGTGTTCCTCACCCTATGTATGGCAAAGCGAAAATTCCTGCATACGACATGATCAAGACCTCGGTTAACATCATGCGTGGTTGTTTTGGTGGTTGTTCTTTCTGTTCAATCACAGAGCACGAAGGTCGTATCATCCAGAACCGTTCGAAAGAATCGATCTTGGATGAAATCGAAGACATTAAAGATAAAGTCCCTGGCTTTACCGGTACCATTTCTGACTTGGGTGGCCCAACGGCGAACATGTATCGTCTAGGTTGTTCTGATCCTAAAGCTGAAATTAACTGTCGTCGCCCATCATGTGTGTTCCCTAAAATCTGTGAAAAACTGAACACAGACCACCAGCACACCATTGATCTTTACCGCTCAGCGAGAAAGGTTCCGGGCATCAAGAAAGTAATGATCGCATCAGGCGTTCGTTATGACCTTGCGATTGAGTCTCCAGAATACGTACGTGAGCTTGTGACTCACCACGTTGGTGGTTACTTGAAGATTGCTCCAGAGCACACTGAAAAAGGCCCTCTGGATCTGATGATGAAACCGGGCATGGGCACTTACGATCGTTTCAAAGAGATGTTCGAGAAGTACAGCGCTGAAGCGGGCAAGAAACAGTATCTAATTCCTTACTTCATCTCTGCTCACCCGGGCACGGAAGATGAAGACATGCTTAACCTTGCGTTGTGGCTGAAAAAGCACAACTACGAGTGTGACCAAGTACAGAACTTCTACCCATCGCCAATGTGTAATGCGACGTCGATGTACTACTCAGAGACTAACCCTCTGAAGCGCGTGAAATACAAAAAACGTGAAGATGTTCCAGTGCCTAAAGGCGATCGTCAACGTCGTCTGCATAAAGCATTGCTTCGTTATCACGATCCTGAAAACTGGAAGATCATCCGTGAAGCACTGATCAGCATGGGCAAAAAGCACCTAATTGGTGACAAAGCGAACTGCTTAGTGCCTGAAGAAGACTTTGAGGCTCAGACACCGGCACAGCGTCGTAAGTCTGGTCGTCACGGCTCGCAACGTTTTGCAACTAAGCACAGTAAAGCTCAACCGGGTCTTGGCGGCGAAAGCCCACGTAACCATTCTAAGCCTGGTGGCAATAAGCCTAAACCGGGTGGTAAGAAGCCAACAGGTAGCCAAAGCAACGGCAATCAGGGCAACGGGAAGCAGAACGGTAATGGTAATAAACCAGCGACTGGCTTCATCAAAAAAGCCCCTGCTAGTCAGCAATCTCAAGGCAATGGCGGCGGAAATGGCAAGCCAAACCGCAACAAAGCGGGCAATGGTCAAGGTGGTAAACCAGCAAGTAACGGAAAGAATCGCCAGCGCGCAACACAGCGTTAATATCGCGAGCCGATTTACTTCACTATCGTAAAAATACAAAGCGCAGCTATTTAGCTGCGCTTTTTTGTGTCTGTTACCGATGACTAACTGAAGGTTTTACTTGGCTAATTGATTGTAAGGGAGCTTAACGGGTGAAGACCCAATACTGACTAAACAAATAGTTAGTGACCATGCCCACCAAGATACCAACGGCCATGGCAATAAATACAGCCCCAGTAAATGCAGGAAGCAATTCAGTCATCAGCTTAAAGCACAGCAAATTAGGTATCGCCGATATCGATGCGGAAAACATGAACTTTTGCCACTGAATCAACTTCTCTGACCAACTACCTTGCCCTTTGAAGTCAAAAGTTAGCACTCGATTACCAAACCACGTTGTCGTTGCGGCTGCAATGAAAGATCCTATCCTTGCACTCATCAAAGGCAGCCCAACGGCATAATGCAGTAACGCAAACACTAAGCAATCAACAGCAAACCCACCAACACCAACCACAGCAAATCGAACCACCTTGTGGTGGGACTGTAACCTCTGACTGTGCGTTTGAAGCTTGTTGTTGAACATTCGTAACCCCGAGTTAACGCTGAACATCGCTGCCACTTTGAA belongs to Vibrio splendidus and includes:
- a CDS encoding DUF4250 domain-containing protein — its product is MDLSNVKGFDSIILLGIVNEKLRLECDSFEELISMYEMDIESVVGKLDMLGYQYDPLTNQFKSYPR
- a CDS encoding YgiQ family radical SAM protein, with product MDALGWDSCDIIIVTGDAYVDHPSFGMAIIGRLLEAQGFRVGIIAQPKWDSKDAFMELGRPNLFFGITAGNMDSMINRYTSDRKLRHDDAYTPNNEGGKRPDRATLIYSQRCREAYKGTPIVLGGIEASLRRVAHYDYWSDKVRRSVLFDAKADILLFGNAERALVEVAHRIADGEDMSTLTNIRGTAINLPAAPEGYKIIDSSRIEKPNKAYVPVNPYEVETQCDTKKDEKEEVKAQPITIRPSRHDAKTTAVRIPGFEKLNNDRILYAHASRILHLETNPYSGRALIQRHGDRELWVNQAPIPLATEEMDYVFGLAYKRVPHPMYGKAKIPAYDMIKTSVNIMRGCFGGCSFCSITEHEGRIIQNRSKESILDEIEDIKDKVPGFTGTISDLGGPTANMYRLGCSDPKAEINCRRPSCVFPKICEKLNTDHQHTIDLYRSARKVPGIKKVMIASGVRYDLAIESPEYVRELVTHHVGGYLKIAPEHTEKGPLDLMMKPGMGTYDRFKEMFEKYSAEAGKKQYLIPYFISAHPGTEDEDMLNLALWLKKHNYECDQVQNFYPSPMCNATSMYYSETNPLKRVKYKKREDVPVPKGDRQRRLHKALLRYHDPENWKIIREALISMGKKHLIGDKANCLVPEEDFEAQTPAQRRKSGRHGSQRFATKHSKAQPGLGGESPRNHSKPGGNKPKPGGKKPTGSQSNGNQGNGKQNGNGNKPATGFIKKAPASQQSQGNGGGNGKPNRNKAGNGQGGKPASNGKNRQRATQR
- a CDS encoding GtrA family protein: MFSVNSGLRMFNNKLQTHSQRLQSHHKVVRFAVVGVGGFAVDCLVFALLHYAVGLPLMSARIGSFIAAATTTWFGNRVLTFDFKGQGSWSEKLIQWQKFMFSASISAIPNLLCFKLMTELLPAFTGAVFIAMAVGILVGMVTNYLFSQYWVFTR